CTGGCGGCCGACGATGTTGATGCCGCCCAGTTCCTCGCTCAGGCGTGCGGCGACATCGCGCAGCAGGCCGTCGCCGGCGGCATGGCCCTGCGCGTCGTTGACGCGCTTGAAGCGGTCCAGGTCGATGAACAGCACGGCGGCGGTGCCGTTGGACTGGGCGACGTTGGCCAGCGCCTGCTCGGCCTTGGCGCTGAACATGATGCGGTTCGGCAGGCCGGTGAGGGTGTCGTAGAACGCCAGCTGGTGGACGCGCTCGTTGGTCTGCTCGCGCTCCAGCGCCAGCGCGCACAGGTGCAGGCAGGTGTCGGCGAGGCGTTCGTGCAGTTCGTCCGGTCCGCGGTTCTCGCGGTAGTAGAACGACAGCGTGCCGAGCACGCGGCCGCTGCTGGACTTGATCGGATGCGTCCAGCACGCACGCAGCCCGAGCGGCGTGGTCAGGTGGCGGGTGTTGGCGCACAGCGGATCGCTGGCGATGTCCTTCACCAGCACCGCGCGGCCACGCCAGGCGGCCACGCCGCAGACGCCGGCGCGCGGACCGATCGGCAGGCCGTTGATCTTGCGGGCCCAGGCTTCCGGCATGCTCGGCGAGGCGAGGGCGTGCATCAGCCCTTCGCTGTCCACGGTGATGATGGACACGGTCAGCTCGGGCGCGATGTGCTCCACCTCGCGGCAGATCAGCGTCATCACGTCGGCGACGTTCCACTCGTGCACCAGCGCGTCCAGCACCTTGTTGTGCAGCACCTGGTGCATCTTGGTCCGGGTGATGTCGCTGAGCACGCTGACCAGGCCCAGCAGCGAGCCGTCCTCGTCGTGCACCGGATTGATCGCCGCCGACAGCCACAACGGCCGCCCGGCCTTGGTGTACAGCAGGACCTCGGCCTGCAGGCCCTCGCCGGCGGCGATCGCACGGTCGATGCGCTCGTCCAGCGAGCCGTCGGTATGCGGTCCGGACAGCAGGTCGGACGGCTTGATGCCGCGCAGCTCCTCCAGCCGGTAGCCCAGCATGCGGGTGAAGCCGCTGTTGACGTAGACGACCTCGCGGTCGGCGGAACTGATGAAGATCGCGTTGTCGCTGCTGTCCACCACGATGGACAGCTGGCGCAGGCGTGCCAGTTGCCGCTGCTGGTCGCTGGTGTCGCGGACGAACGCCGTGTGGAAGACGTGCTCGCCGATCACCACCTTCGACATCGACACCGAGCACGCGGCCTGGCTGCCGTCCAGGCGCAGCAGCATGGCGTCGCGATGGCTGCCGAGCAGGGCGGCCAGCGTCGATTCGGCCGTGCCGTCGGCCTGCACGTCCGTCAGCAGGCGCGTGAAGGGCAGGCCGTGCACGTCTTCGCGCCGGCAGCGCCACAGCGCTTCGGCGGCCGGATTGAACAGCACCACGCGATGGCGGCCATCGATGACGAAGGCGGCATCCACGGACTGCTCCAGCACATGCCACAGGCTGTCGTGCGCCGGCTCGGCCGGGGCCGGTGCCTCGCGCAGCGGCGTCAGCGCATTCAGCGTGCGGCGCAGCATGCCGCCTCCGCGTGATGCACGGGCGGGGGGCGGCTGGCGTCGTCGTGGGCGGGGAGTGCGACGGTCATCGGGGGCCAGGGTGGGGTGCCTTCAGTGACATAACGGCCGGGTTCGCGATTACTTGAACCCGGTCACGGGGCGCGGCGACAGGCGTCCGCGTGGTCAGAATTCCTGCCAGT
This window of the Pseudoxanthomonas sp. genome carries:
- a CDS encoding EAL domain-containing protein, with protein sequence MLRRTLNALTPLREAPAPAEPAHDSLWHVLEQSVDAAFVIDGRHRVVLFNPAAEALWRCRREDVHGLPFTRLLTDVQADGTAESTLAALLGSHRDAMLLRLDGSQAACSVSMSKVVIGEHVFHTAFVRDTSDQQRQLARLRQLSIVVDSSDNAIFISSADREVVYVNSGFTRMLGYRLEELRGIKPSDLLSGPHTDGSLDERIDRAIAAGEGLQAEVLLYTKAGRPLWLSAAINPVHDEDGSLLGLVSVLSDITRTKMHQVLHNKVLDALVHEWNVADVMTLICREVEHIAPELTVSIITVDSEGLMHALASPSMPEAWARKINGLPIGPRAGVCGVAAWRGRAVLVKDIASDPLCANTRHLTTPLGLRACWTHPIKSSSGRVLGTLSFYYRENRGPDELHERLADTCLHLCALALEREQTNERVHQLAFYDTLTGLPNRIMFSAKAEQALANVAQSNGTAAVLFIDLDRFKRVNDAQGHAAGDGLLRDVAARLSEELGGINIVGRQAGDEFVAVLPMCGTEQAGSVAERLLGAIAAPTTAGLMTLHPSASIGVAMFPDDGRDIDLLVRHADMAMYRAKRDGGGGFCFFSVDMNRLAQERVSLEAALRDALRQDQLDLHYQPQVGGCGGTELYGVEALLRWHHADLGVIPPARFVPVAEECGLIADLSLWVLRQACARMADWRRRRIDIPRVSVNVSAINFRDPQLSLQIAELLDEHGLVPSDLTLEITESVMLDPDPDVLENIEAIYLLGVRLSLDDFGTGYSSLSHLHRLPISELKLDQSFVRDIDTSAIARTLTSSVLRIGESLGMKVVAEGVETESQHRFLTEQRFPVLQGFLFSPPLPADQLEAWLQARGYTALREAGAVASLA